TGAGTACGGGAGATTGGGTGAAAGGGCAAGTCAAGTCTGCGACCCAGAGCTTGATAGCGACAGCTCTCTCGAATACATTCGATTTATCACCGGAAGCAGCGTCCTTTTTAGCAGGAGCCTGGCAGGATAAGATAGCAGCTAAGAACGCACAGCATTCGATTAACAATTCGTTTACAAACGTAGGGAATATCTTGGCTAGCGGAGGCATGAGCCTAGTCGCAGGAGCGGATCTCAAGATCATGAGTAATATCCCTGGACTGAGTGGGATCTCAAAGGCAATTATGGATGTATCGTATCCGGGACAAGAAGCGGATATCCAGAAATATAAGAACGATAAATTCCAGGCCTACGGACTCGCAGTTACAGAGTTCGGGAAGATGAACGGCTGGGATCCGACAGTGATCCAACAATTCTCACAATACGCCGTGGATGCGATGAGAAACAAATCAGCGAAGCAGGAACTAGGGATGACGGGACCTGCCTTGTCATTAGGAAGAATCGGAAACGAACTGAACACGATGGCAGCCTCCCTCGAAGGACCTCTTGCGGAGGGAATGGGAGCTTTGACCCATGCTATCTCTACGGGGCTAGCAGGATTACACGTAATCTCGGGATCTAAGGCAGAAGACTTTAACGATGCTACTAGAATCGCAATCAATGATATCAAGCTAAAGGGCAATAAGGATGCAGTGACTCAGTACAAGGCAGACCAGGTGAGTAGCGCGGGGTTTGTAGTACAGCAGTACGGCAAGGCCAATGGCTGGTCCCAGGCTCAAATCGATCAGTATGCTAAGATGGCTGAACAGTTTGTGCAAAGACAACAAGGAAAGCAAGAACTGAATCGGGACAAACTGCTGCTAGATGCTGCAAACTTAGCCACCGGAGGCTTACTCGAAGCCGACCAACAGCTATTGCACGGTGGACTCGAGAGTACGGTTGCTAAGTTTGCCGGTGGGGTCATGAAGACACTGGGAGATCTAGGCCACGACTTAGGTGTAATATCCGCAAGCGATAATAAAAGCATCTACAAACAATCATCAGACTTTCAACATACGATCGACCTTCGAAAGCGAAGGGAGAGGCAAATACCGGGAATGTAAGCTTGAGCCAACAAATCAAGCAGGCTACGAGAGACAAGGTATTTGATGCGATCGGTGAGATGCTATCTCCTAATTTTGGAGGAGCAGATCCACACGCGATCGGACAATTACTAGAACAGTACGAGAACCAACAAGCCGCTAGAAAAAATGCGGCAAACCAGAGACTGGAAGATGCAGCACAAGGAGTGGCGATTGTAACTGCTGCAATCATCACAGGACTCTCGGGAGGAGCGGGAGCTCCATTACTCGAGGCGGCCACTGCCCTCTCCACCGGAGCAGCAGTCACGGCAGATGGCGCAATGATGCTAACAGCAGTAGGGCCAATATAGCAACCCAAACGTATGTGGGAAGTAGAGTTGGAGGGACGAACGGAGCGGTAGCAGGATTTGCGAATGGAGTCATCAGTGCAGCCACGATGGCGACAGAAACTCCGGTATCGGGATATGTAAGCTATACACCTCACCAAAACGCAAATATCATAACCGGTCAACAGGAAGTGGCCGGGGGCTGGGGAGGTGGAGTAACGGGAGCGATACAGAAGGTGGGAGGAACTCAGTATGGACTGAATGGAGGCTTCTCATTTACTCCAGGAAGTGGATTAAACCTAAACGTGAATGTAAACCTTCCGAGTACCAATGGATCGTACGTTGGAGTTAGTTATAATGCTAGTAATGGAAGCTATTCAGGAAACGGAGGCTTTACCTTTGCAAAATCAGGAAGTAATAATTTAGGACTGAACGTATCAGCGAGCGATACGGGTGTAGTAAACGTAGGTGCTAACTTAAGTAATGAACAAAAAGGTTGGAGTAGTCTTGGCGGAGCATTCTTAAACTTCTCGAATACGGGAGACATTACGTTTAGTAATCAGTTTAGAGGTGCAAACACGTAAGCGCCTAATCAAGCCCACCTTTTGCTCCTCGGCCAATCGTGCTAAACTATTTTTAATGAACAGAACAAATGTAGATTGGCAGCAAGAGTTTGAGGAATTTTCAAAAAGTGAACTTTCGCGACCGCAATACTGCAAAAAGAAAGGACTAAAATACTCGGCCTTTCGTTACCACTGGGAGAGGCGAGCTAAGATTCAGCAAAAAGAAGAGGGCTTTGT
This Leptospira inadai serovar Lyme str. 10 DNA region includes the following protein-coding sequences:
- the tnpA gene encoding IS66 family insertion sequence element accessory protein TnpA; this translates as MNRTNVDWQQEFEEFSKSELSRPQYCKKKGLKYSAFRYHWERRAKIQQKEEGFVEVPQSVSNSISSVGSEFLTLKIDSSGKASLQVNLQFSLGQWS